A genomic segment from Truepera sp. encodes:
- a CDS encoding glucoamylase family protein, whose translation MSGADSAAVEPEAVSPEASETERLAGAWAQAQPVAPEADVGALAAPSPQARLSACTKKLERAHQLFSVQSAATETESYAAEWFLDNYYMIREAVRQVIQDLPLDYFRRLPRLAPGAELAGSPRAYALALELLEECGGRVDVGRMLELIEAYQHSAPLTMGELWALPSLVRLALLEWLSDAAEEITAAPPDEEAGSERKHAKQRVADCVVGLRNVKTADWAEFFEAASLSDRELRKDASGDYANMTFKTRDRYRKVVERLAARSDADELAVAREAVRLSVAAAADPGSRPRTRHVGYYLIDLGVEDLERAFSYRRSNSERLKAWVLAHPTFVYLGSVALVGAALMLWGLAYAGSHGAGWWLVLIAGLLMLVPALTVAVAVVNYSVSHLLSPRLLPKLDFRKGIPAGNRTAVVMPVLFGSREEVDELVSQLERHYLGNPDPQLSYALLSDFPDADSATLPGDADILEHARHRIDALNAKYGQPSPRIHAASNEARPRPFHLLHRGRRWNPREGVWMGWERKRGKLMELNRLLRGAPDTTYEVIVGDPTGLADVKYVLTLDADTRLPSGTAHRLVGTLEHPLNRAEFGEDGRVVAGYSLLQPRTDVLPESANASRFSRLFVGENGLDLYTLAVSDVYQDLFGAAIFVGKGLYHVDAFERAMAGRVPENSLLSHDLLEGIFGGVALVSDVVLYEDYPPTYLAQVQRAQRWVRGDWQLLPWLAATLLGVRGGGRGERLGPAGAWKIGDNLRRSLVAPALFLLFVAGWTILPGSALVWTLIALSTLFAPLMAGAVIAFVAGLIENQAVPGRRRLAAWQPLSQALGRFVITLTFIPYEAIARVQSVTVTLYRLFVSHRNLLSWRTAAQTYAEVTPTLWGKVRRMAWAELLSVAAVALVVLVRPTSLEEAAVVLLLWLVAPLTAHLLSVASDAKPRPLAAEEKRRLHGLARRTWLYFEHFIGPEDNWLPPDNVQLDPNPVTAHRTSPTNIGLMLLSTLGAYNLGYLGVVELSLRLQNTLEVLARLERYRGHLLNWYDTRSLEPLNPRYVSTVDSGNMIGSFMALRQGCLWLLDQPLDPAAHLGGLCDSLEVLEQVLAEAMLEGAELTAKAAAVRARVERDEGKRERWAALVTYLRDEAWAELQQGLVAAIDSGDLSGADLAAARLWAERVHHGIRVTLGEFDSLAPWVGALAEAGDWANGLAADSPAGAAWHDVKVAFSTDPSLRSLEEWSAAAAVRLRAFRDAAGDKGEERKKWTEALEARLASSRKAAAGLIGSFEDIADRLRAEIESTDFAFLFDSERKLLRIGYNVDAEHLDANYYDLLASEARLASLVAVAKHDVPVSHWVHLNRPLGDVKGRATLLSWSGTMFEYLMPPLLMRRFGATLLEQSCMVAVDVQMAYGKRHGVPWGVSESGYARVDAAGNYQYHAFGVPELALDRSYEGDLVIAPYASVLALPYRPRATLENFDRLTALGALGPHGFYEALDYTPSRRPLGADFALVRSHMAHHQGMAFLALANALTDDAMIERFHADPRIAAVELLLQERIPLEVPVVDEVRVEDAATAPVTAAELDKPWPVSIDTPTPVCHLLSNGTYTVLTSAAGGGWSAAGDVAITRWRPDGTRDLDGTWLFLKDEEDGSVWSATRRPLPADAREERVVFHPFMVEYQREVAGVFTRLEVVVGEENAELRRLVIVNRSERKRRLRVTSYAEVVLGPASADARHPAFSKLFVESSFDAKRAALLFRRRPRSSAEPAVFGAHALITPRTVPFGGEFESDRAAFLGRGNELRDAQGPRGPLGGGVGATLDPVMALAQAFELAPHSQVEFTFVTAFGKSRNEVLGVLDRLRGSGMVIREFGLARMRGRVELRRYGLTPEQVELYERLYSAIIYPNPALRASSATLAANTLGQSSLWGQGISGDFPILLVRLDDLAQLPLVADVLKAHALLRRRGVKVDLVLLNARDTAYDQGLHARLRWHLSRTGGDEWLNAKGGIYLLRQDQLAPADLTLLESSARVLLTGSDGSLKEQLLPLREPVPVGLPRLSASVAPWPEPDHEPPAMELAFDNGWGGFSQDGQEYVIRARRGALPPAPWTNVIANPTLGCLTTEAGMGTTWAINSGENRLTPWSNDPVSDPSGEAVYLRDEETAEIWSATPHPAGAAVQFEVRHAAGRTTYRHSSHGLEHDLEVSVAASDPVKLVRLRVRNLLDRPRRVTVTYYAEWVLGVDRASTSLYVIPDYDPERCVLLARNPYAADFGERVAFLASNKSPHGVTTDRREFLGRLGNLAEPDSLKRIGLSGSTTAGKDPCAALQLHLDLAAGGTEEVLFALGQGDDKDHALGLAQQYRNMAGYEGVRQVADAAWEERLGRVQVKTPDAALDVLTNRWLVYQTISSRYFGRTAFYQPGGAFGFRDQLQDVVALLHAAPELAREQLLRAAAHQFEEGDVLHWWHPPAGRGVRTRITDDLLWLVYVAERYVTTTGDTGVLDEQVPFLHGPALKPDEEERYDAFSAGDEAGSLLEHCRRALERGATKGRNGLPLMGTGDWNDGMNRVGVGGKGESVWLGWFLIDVIHRFASVLEGRGQEEEAGTWRARAKDYAAAIENSAWDGEWYLRAFFDDGTPLGSHTNEECKIDSIAQSWAVLSGAAPRARAVRAMRSVDELCVRREDRLIRLFTPPFDRTTRDPGYIKGYLPGVRENGGQYTHGVIWSAWAFAELGDGDAAHSLYQLLNPVMHTADRASAGRFKVEPYVMTADVYSLEPHVGRGGWSWYTGSGAWFYRFGLEGLLGLERVADELRLRPRVPKAWPGFEVRYSFGSSTYVLRAKPGEPESETAVIKLVDDGQEHVVDVIYATGRPSEAG comes from the coding sequence ATGAGCGGTGCCGACTCGGCGGCAGTGGAACCGGAAGCGGTTAGTCCGGAGGCTTCCGAAACCGAGCGCCTGGCGGGTGCCTGGGCGCAGGCACAACCGGTTGCGCCCGAGGCCGACGTTGGGGCCCTGGCGGCGCCTTCGCCCCAGGCCCGGCTGAGCGCCTGCACCAAGAAGCTCGAGCGCGCCCACCAACTGTTCAGCGTGCAGTCCGCGGCCACGGAGACCGAGAGCTACGCCGCCGAGTGGTTCCTCGACAACTACTACATGATCCGCGAGGCGGTCCGCCAGGTCATCCAGGACCTGCCCCTCGACTACTTCCGGCGCCTACCCCGCTTGGCGCCCGGCGCCGAGCTGGCGGGGTCGCCGCGCGCGTACGCCCTCGCGCTCGAGCTCCTGGAGGAGTGTGGCGGGCGCGTCGACGTCGGCAGGATGCTCGAGCTGATCGAGGCCTATCAGCACAGCGCGCCGTTGACGATGGGCGAGTTGTGGGCGTTGCCGTCGCTCGTCCGGCTGGCGCTTCTGGAGTGGTTGAGCGACGCCGCCGAGGAGATAACCGCGGCTCCCCCAGACGAGGAAGCCGGTTCGGAGCGCAAGCACGCCAAGCAACGCGTGGCCGACTGCGTCGTGGGCCTGAGGAACGTGAAGACCGCCGATTGGGCGGAGTTCTTCGAAGCGGCGAGCCTGAGCGACCGTGAACTCCGCAAGGATGCAAGTGGCGACTACGCGAACATGACCTTCAAGACGCGCGATCGCTACCGCAAGGTGGTCGAGCGACTGGCGGCCCGCAGCGACGCGGACGAACTGGCGGTGGCGCGCGAGGCGGTTCGGCTGTCCGTGGCCGCTGCCGCCGACCCTGGTTCCAGGCCCCGCACCCGGCACGTCGGCTACTACCTGATCGACTTAGGCGTCGAGGACCTCGAGCGCGCCTTCAGTTACCGCCGGTCCAACTCGGAGCGGCTCAAGGCCTGGGTGCTGGCGCACCCGACCTTCGTGTACTTAGGCAGCGTCGCGCTCGTCGGGGCGGCGCTCATGCTATGGGGCCTCGCGTACGCCGGCTCGCATGGCGCCGGCTGGTGGCTGGTGTTGATAGCGGGCCTCCTCATGTTGGTGCCGGCACTGACCGTGGCGGTAGCCGTGGTCAACTACTCGGTCAGCCACCTCCTGAGCCCGAGGCTCCTGCCCAAGCTCGACTTCCGCAAGGGCATCCCTGCGGGCAACCGCACCGCGGTGGTGATGCCCGTGCTGTTCGGTAGCCGCGAGGAGGTCGATGAGCTCGTCTCACAGCTCGAGCGGCACTACCTCGGGAACCCCGACCCGCAGCTCTCGTACGCGCTGCTCAGCGACTTCCCCGACGCCGATTCCGCCACGCTGCCGGGCGACGCCGACATCCTGGAACACGCCAGGCACAGGATCGATGCGCTGAACGCCAAGTACGGCCAACCGAGCCCGCGCATCCACGCCGCTTCGAACGAGGCTAGACCCCGGCCCTTCCACCTACTCCACCGCGGGCGCCGCTGGAACCCGCGCGAAGGTGTCTGGATGGGGTGGGAACGCAAGCGCGGCAAGCTCATGGAACTCAACCGGCTGTTGCGCGGGGCGCCCGACACGACCTACGAGGTCATCGTCGGCGACCCCACCGGCCTGGCCGACGTCAAGTACGTGCTCACGCTCGACGCGGATACGCGCCTGCCCTCGGGAACGGCCCACCGCCTGGTCGGCACGCTGGAGCACCCGTTGAACCGCGCCGAGTTCGGGGAAGACGGCCGCGTGGTCGCCGGCTACAGCCTCTTGCAGCCGCGCACCGACGTGCTGCCCGAGAGCGCCAACGCCTCCCGTTTCAGCAGGCTCTTCGTCGGCGAGAACGGCCTCGACCTCTATACGCTGGCGGTGTCGGACGTCTACCAGGACCTCTTCGGGGCCGCTATCTTCGTGGGCAAGGGCCTCTACCACGTGGACGCCTTCGAACGCGCGATGGCGGGGCGCGTGCCCGAGAACAGCCTCCTCAGCCACGACCTGCTCGAGGGCATCTTCGGCGGCGTGGCGCTCGTGTCCGACGTCGTTCTGTACGAGGACTACCCACCCACCTACCTTGCGCAGGTGCAACGCGCCCAACGTTGGGTGCGCGGCGACTGGCAGCTTCTGCCGTGGCTGGCCGCCACGTTGCTCGGGGTGCGCGGTGGCGGCAGGGGAGAGCGGCTCGGCCCGGCGGGCGCGTGGAAGATCGGCGACAACCTGAGGCGCAGCTTGGTGGCGCCGGCGCTGTTCCTCCTCTTCGTCGCGGGCTGGACGATCCTGCCGGGTTCCGCGCTGGTATGGACGCTCATCGCGCTCTCGACGTTGTTCGCCCCGCTGATGGCCGGCGCAGTCATCGCGTTCGTGGCGGGCCTCATCGAGAACCAAGCCGTACCCGGACGGCGCCGGCTTGCGGCGTGGCAGCCACTCAGCCAGGCTCTGGGCCGGTTCGTCATCACACTGACCTTCATCCCGTACGAAGCGATCGCCAGGGTCCAGAGCGTGACCGTGACCCTCTACCGGCTGTTCGTCAGCCACCGCAACCTACTAAGTTGGCGCACCGCCGCGCAGACCTACGCCGAAGTGACGCCCACGCTCTGGGGCAAGGTGCGCCGCATGGCGTGGGCCGAGCTCCTGAGTGTCGCCGCAGTGGCTCTCGTCGTGCTGGTCAGGCCGACCTCGCTGGAGGAGGCCGCGGTGGTGTTGCTGCTGTGGTTGGTGGCGCCCTTGACGGCTCACCTGCTTTCGGTCGCCTCCGACGCGAAACCGAGGCCTCTCGCTGCGGAGGAGAAGCGGCGGCTTCACGGCCTGGCACGGCGTACCTGGCTCTACTTCGAGCACTTCATCGGGCCGGAGGACAACTGGCTGCCGCCCGACAACGTGCAGCTGGATCCCAACCCCGTGACGGCGCACCGGACGTCACCCACGAACATCGGACTCATGCTGCTTTCCACGCTGGGAGCGTACAACCTCGGGTACCTGGGCGTGGTCGAGCTCTCGTTGCGGCTGCAGAACACGCTCGAGGTTCTCGCTCGCCTCGAGCGCTACCGCGGTCACCTGCTCAACTGGTACGACACCCGCAGCCTCGAGCCGCTCAACCCGCGGTACGTCTCGACCGTCGACTCCGGCAACATGATCGGGTCGTTCATGGCCTTGCGTCAGGGCTGCCTCTGGCTACTCGACCAACCGCTCGACCCGGCGGCTCACCTGGGCGGGCTCTGCGATTCACTCGAGGTGCTCGAACAGGTGCTCGCAGAGGCCATGCTCGAGGGCGCCGAGCTGACGGCAAAGGCCGCCGCCGTGCGCGCCAGGGTGGAGCGGGACGAGGGCAAGCGGGAGCGCTGGGCCGCGCTAGTGACCTACCTGAGGGACGAGGCCTGGGCGGAGCTTCAACAGGGGTTGGTGGCCGCCATCGACTCGGGCGACCTCTCGGGCGCGGACTTGGCGGCGGCGCGGCTCTGGGCCGAACGGGTACATCATGGGATCAGGGTCACGCTGGGAGAGTTCGACTCGCTGGCGCCCTGGGTGGGCGCGCTGGCCGAGGCAGGCGACTGGGCCAACGGACTGGCGGCCGACTCGCCGGCAGGCGCCGCCTGGCACGACGTGAAGGTAGCCTTCTCCACCGACCCCAGCCTGCGTTCCCTGGAGGAGTGGTCGGCCGCGGCGGCGGTGAGGCTGAGGGCGTTCAGGGACGCGGCCGGTGACAAGGGCGAGGAACGGAAGAAGTGGACCGAGGCCCTGGAGGCGCGCCTGGCGTCCAGCCGCAAGGCCGCCGCTGGCCTGATCGGCTCCTTCGAGGACATCGCCGACAGGCTGCGAGCGGAGATCGAAAGCACCGACTTCGCATTCCTCTTCGACTCCGAGCGGAAGCTGCTGCGCATCGGTTACAACGTCGACGCCGAGCACTTGGACGCCAACTACTACGACCTGCTTGCTTCCGAGGCGCGCCTCGCCAGTCTGGTGGCCGTGGCGAAGCACGACGTGCCGGTCAGCCACTGGGTACACCTGAACCGGCCGCTGGGTGACGTGAAGGGCCGGGCGACCCTCCTCTCATGGAGCGGGACGATGTTCGAGTACCTGATGCCACCGCTGCTCATGCGCCGTTTCGGCGCCACGCTGCTGGAGCAGAGCTGCATGGTTGCCGTGGACGTGCAGATGGCCTACGGGAAGCGGCACGGGGTGCCCTGGGGCGTCAGCGAGTCCGGCTACGCACGCGTAGACGCAGCGGGCAACTACCAGTACCACGCCTTCGGCGTCCCCGAACTGGCGCTGGACCGCTCTTACGAGGGAGACCTCGTCATCGCTCCTTACGCTTCGGTGCTGGCATTGCCCTACCGGCCGCGGGCGACGCTGGAGAACTTCGACCGCCTGACGGCCCTCGGCGCGCTCGGGCCCCACGGCTTCTACGAGGCCCTCGACTACACGCCCTCGCGAAGGCCCCTGGGTGCGGATTTCGCGCTCGTGCGCTCGCACATGGCGCACCACCAGGGCATGGCCTTCTTGGCGCTGGCCAACGCGCTCACGGACGACGCGATGATAGAGCGCTTCCACGCCGATCCGCGCATAGCGGCCGTCGAGCTCCTGCTCCAGGAACGGATCCCGCTAGAAGTGCCCGTCGTCGACGAGGTGCGCGTGGAGGACGCGGCCACCGCGCCCGTCACCGCCGCCGAGCTGGACAAGCCCTGGCCGGTCTCCATCGACACGCCCACTCCCGTGTGTCACCTGCTGTCGAACGGCACGTACACGGTGCTCACGAGTGCCGCCGGCGGCGGTTGGTCGGCAGCGGGTGACGTGGCCATCACGCGCTGGCGGCCCGACGGCACGCGCGACCTGGACGGCACTTGGCTGTTCTTGAAGGACGAGGAGGACGGGAGCGTCTGGTCCGCCACCCGCCGGCCGCTGCCCGCCGACGCTCGCGAGGAACGCGTCGTGTTCCACCCGTTCATGGTGGAGTACCAGCGGGAGGTCGCCGGGGTCTTCACGCGTTTGGAGGTCGTGGTCGGCGAGGAGAACGCCGAACTGCGGCGCCTCGTGATCGTCAACCGTAGCGAGCGCAAGCGCCGGCTGCGGGTGACGTCGTACGCGGAGGTCGTTCTGGGGCCGGCCTCTGCCGACGCCCGCCACCCGGCGTTCAGCAAGCTGTTCGTCGAGAGCAGCTTCGACGCCAAGCGAGCGGCCCTGCTCTTCCGGCGGCGCCCGCGCTCGTCGGCCGAGCCGGCGGTGTTCGGCGCACACGCCCTGATCACGCCACGCACCGTGCCGTTCGGGGGCGAGTTCGAGAGCGACCGCGCCGCCTTCCTGGGCCGCGGCAACGAGCTGCGAGACGCCCAGGGGCCGCGGGGCCCGCTCGGGGGTGGAGTCGGGGCGACGCTCGACCCGGTGATGGCGCTCGCCCAGGCCTTCGAACTGGCGCCCCACTCCCAGGTGGAGTTCACGTTCGTGACGGCCTTCGGCAAGAGCCGCAACGAGGTCCTCGGCGTCCTCGATCGCCTGCGGGGGTCCGGCATGGTCATCCGCGAGTTCGGCCTGGCACGCATGCGCGGCAGGGTCGAGCTGAGAAGGTACGGCCTCACGCCCGAGCAGGTCGAACTCTACGAGCGGCTCTACTCCGCGATCATCTACCCGAACCCGGCGCTGCGGGCGAGTTCGGCCACGCTGGCTGCGAACACGTTGGGCCAGTCGTCACTGTGGGGTCAGGGCATCTCGGGCGACTTCCCCATCTTGCTCGTGAGGCTCGACGACCTCGCGCAACTGCCACTGGTCGCCGACGTCCTCAAGGCCCACGCGCTGCTGCGCCGCCGCGGCGTCAAGGTGGATCTGGTGCTGTTGAACGCCCGGGACACCGCCTACGATCAGGGCCTTCATGCCAGGTTGCGGTGGCACCTCAGCCGCACCGGTGGCGACGAGTGGCTCAATGCCAAGGGCGGTATCTACCTGCTGAGGCAGGACCAGTTGGCGCCCGCCGACCTTACGCTGCTCGAGAGCAGCGCGCGGGTGTTGTTGACCGGCAGCGACGGCTCCTTGAAGGAGCAGCTGTTACCCCTGCGAGAGCCCGTGCCGGTGGGCCTGCCCCGCCTCTCGGCGAGCGTGGCGCCTTGGCCCGAGCCGGACCATGAACCACCCGCCATGGAACTGGCGTTCGACAACGGCTGGGGAGGTTTCTCGCAGGACGGGCAGGAATACGTCATCCGGGCGCGGCGCGGGGCGCTGCCCCCCGCGCCCTGGACGAACGTGATCGCCAACCCCACGCTGGGTTGCCTCACCACCGAGGCCGGCATGGGTACTACGTGGGCGATCAACAGCGGAGAGAACCGCCTGACCCCTTGGAGCAACGACCCGGTCTCCGACCCGAGCGGCGAGGCCGTCTACTTGCGTGACGAGGAGACGGCGGAGATCTGGTCGGCCACCCCGCACCCTGCCGGCGCCGCCGTGCAGTTCGAGGTGCGCCACGCCGCGGGCCGTACGACCTACCGGCACTCGAGCCACGGTCTGGAGCACGACCTGGAGGTCTCCGTCGCGGCCTCCGACCCCGTGAAGCTCGTGAGGCTCCGGGTACGCAACCTCCTCGACCGACCCCGCAGGGTGACCGTCACCTATTACGCCGAGTGGGTCCTGGGCGTGGACCGTGCGTCCACGAGCCTCTACGTCATACCCGACTACGACCCCGAGCGCTGCGTGCTCCTGGCGCGCAACCCGTACGCCGCGGACTTCGGAGAGCGGGTCGCTTTCCTGGCCAGCAACAAGTCGCCCCACGGCGTCACCACCGACCGCCGCGAGTTCTTGGGCCGACTGGGCAACCTCGCGGAACCCGACAGCCTCAAACGCATCGGCCTGAGCGGGTCGACCACTGCCGGCAAGGATCCCTGCGCGGCCCTCCAACTTCACCTCGACCTGGCGGCGGGGGGCACCGAGGAGGTGCTCTTCGCCCTGGGCCAAGGCGACGACAAGGACCACGCCCTGGGCCTCGCCCAGCAGTACCGGAACATGGCCGGTTACGAGGGCGTGCGCCAGGTGGCCGATGCGGCCTGGGAGGAGCGCCTCGGCCGCGTGCAGGTCAAGACGCCCGATGCCGCGCTCGACGTCCTCACCAACCGCTGGCTCGTCTACCAGACGATCTCGAGCCGCTATTTCGGGCGCACCGCGTTCTACCAGCCGGGCGGGGCCTTCGGTTTCCGCGACCAACTGCAGGATGTGGTGGCGCTGCTCCACGCCGCGCCGGAACTGGCGCGGGAGCAGCTGCTGCGCGCCGCCGCCCACCAGTTCGAAGAGGGCGACGTGCTGCACTGGTGGCACCCCCCGGCGGGGCGCGGCGTGCGGACGCGCATCACCGACGACCTGCTATGGCTCGTCTACGTGGCCGAGCGCTACGTCACGACGACCGGCGACACCGGCGTGCTCGACGAGCAGGTGCCGTTCCTTCACGGGCCGGCGTTGAAGCCGGATGAGGAGGAGCGCTACGACGCGTTCTCGGCGGGCGACGAGGCGGGGAGCCTGCTGGAGCACTGCCGCCGGGCGTTGGAGCGCGGCGCCACCAAGGGGCGTAACGGTCTACCGCTGATGGGCACCGGCGACTGGAACGACGGCATGAACCGCGTGGGCGTGGGTGGCAAGGGCGAGTCGGTGTGGTTGGGGTGGTTCCTGATCGACGTCATCCACCGCTTCGCAAGCGTGCTGGAAGGCCGCGGCCAGGAGGAAGAGGCCGGGACGTGGCGCGCGCGGGCCAAGGATTACGCCGCCGCCATCGAGAACAGCGCATGGGATGGCGAGTGGTACTTGAGGGCGTTCTTCGACGACGGCACGCCACTGGGGAGCCACACGAACGAGGAGTGCAAGATCGACTCCATTGCGCAGTCTTGGGCGGTGCTTTCCGGAGCGGCGCCGCGGGCGCGGGCCGTGCGGGCCATGCGGTCCGTCGACGAACTCTGCGTGAGACGCGAGGATCGGCTCATCAGGCTCTTCACGCCGCCCTTCGATCGCACCACCCGGGACCCCGGGTACATCAAGGGTTATCTACCCGGCGTCAGGGAGAACGGCGGCCAGTACACGCACGGCGTCATCTGGTCTGCCTGGGCCTTCGCGGAGCTGGGCGACGGCGACGCGGCTCACTCCCTCTACCAACTGCTCAACCCCGTCATGCACACCGCCGACCGCGCCTCCGCCGGGAGGTTCAAGGTCGAGCCTTACGTGATGACGGCCGACGTCTACAGCCTCGAACCCCACGTGGGGCGCGGCGGCTGGAGCTGGTACACGGGGTCGGGGGCCTGGTTCTACAGGTTCGGCTTGGAGGGGCTCCTGGGGTTGGAGCGCGTGGCTGACGAACTCCGCCTACGCCCGCGCGTGCCCAAGGCATGGCCCGGTTTCGAGGTGCGGTACTCGTTCGGAAGCAGCACCTACGTGCTGCGCGCCAAGCCCGGCGAGCCCGAGTCGGAAACAGCTGTGATCAAGCTCGTCGACGACGGGCAGGAGCACGTCGTGGACGTGATCTACGCTACCGGGCGGCCGTCAGAGGCCGGATAG
- a CDS encoding universal stress protein, producing MFDHLLLPLSGTRLDDEAIHHARSLALMTGGDLQLIYVLEPHRRGNQFAPIDILEWHAVRADAEAYVKRVADDLRDAGVKVDYSLPEGQTTEHIIHQAHQGVDLMILPTGAFGREQVGSLGGQVLWRSYVSTLLVRGRGWRRSTDTEPRKPTTRPADRVAPSATGPGAEAPVEDVTSAPAAPAASAASAPLFRTVLVALDGCTRAECVLPAVRFLAQKSGAKIILAHVVEEPALPRLVPPTAEELELARRLVDINTAVAKDYLLDVQARLGFDVERRLAVGRSAAAELHKMVDDAGVDLVIMSAHGYGGDQEWPFGEVVTNLIGYGETSLLVIHDVPWTERAGTHPDVTDEAWGR from the coding sequence ATGTTCGACCACCTCTTGTTGCCCTTATCGGGCACTCGACTAGATGACGAGGCGATCCACCACGCTCGGAGCCTGGCGTTGATGACGGGCGGCGACCTTCAGTTGATCTACGTACTCGAACCGCACCGTCGGGGAAACCAGTTCGCCCCCATCGACATCCTCGAGTGGCACGCCGTACGCGCAGATGCCGAGGCATACGTGAAGCGCGTGGCCGACGATCTACGTGACGCGGGAGTGAAGGTCGATTACTCGCTGCCCGAAGGCCAGACCACGGAGCACATCATCCACCAGGCCCATCAGGGCGTCGACCTGATGATCCTTCCGACCGGGGCGTTCGGGCGGGAGCAGGTCGGAAGCCTGGGCGGCCAGGTCCTGTGGCGCAGCTACGTGTCGACCCTGCTCGTGAGGGGCCGCGGGTGGAGGCGGTCGACGGATACCGAGCCGCGCAAGCCGACGACGCGGCCGGCCGACCGCGTGGCGCCGAGCGCCACTGGGCCGGGTGCGGAAGCGCCGGTGGAAGACGTAACTTCGGCGCCGGCCGCACCGGCTGCTTCAGCCGCGTCCGCCCCCCTCTTCCGTACCGTGCTCGTCGCCCTCGACGGCTGCACCCGCGCGGAGTGCGTGCTCCCGGCGGTGAGGTTCCTGGCACAAAAGAGTGGCGCGAAGATCATCCTCGCCCACGTCGTCGAGGAACCGGCGCTGCCGCGGCTCGTGCCGCCGACAGCGGAGGAACTCGAGTTGGCGAGGCGCCTCGTGGACATCAACACGGCCGTCGCCAAGGACTACTTGCTCGACGTTCAGGCGCGGCTGGGCTTCGACGTGGAGCGGCGCCTTGCCGTCGGGAGAAGCGCTGCGGCGGAGTTGCACAAGATGGTGGACGACGCCGGAGTGGACCTGGTGATCATGAGCGCCCACGGGTACGGCGGCGATCAGGAGTGGCCGTTCGGCGAGGTGGTGACGAACCTCATCGGCTACGGCGAGACGAGCCTCCTGGTCATCCATGACGTGCCCTGGACCGAACGAGCGGGCACCCATCCTGACGTGACGGACGAGGCATGGGGAAGATGA
- the tdh gene encoding L-threonine 3-dehydrogenase, whose product MRALSKLEAREGIWLVDAPQPTPGPNDLLMRVVKTSLCGTDVHIYNWDAWSQRTVPVPLITGHEWVGVVEEVGSEVSGFRVGDRVSGEGHITCGHCRNCRAGRRHLCRNAVGVGVQRQGAFADYFVLPAFNAFKLPATISDDLGAILDPLGNAVHTALTYDLVGEDVLITGAGPIGLMAAAVARFVGARNIVITDVRESRLALAQRMGATLGVNVADPATDLNDVMASLGMAEGFDVAMEMSGAPPAYAQILDTIIHGGKVALLGIPSADIAIDWNKVVFKGLHLQGIYGRQMFETWYKMRNLLQAGLDVTPVITHRFAAEDFQQAFDVMRAGDCGKVMLDWRGGA is encoded by the coding sequence GTGAGGGCCCTGTCCAAGCTGGAGGCGCGCGAGGGCATCTGGCTCGTCGACGCCCCCCAGCCCACTCCGGGGCCCAACGACCTGCTCATGCGCGTGGTGAAGACCAGCCTGTGCGGCACCGACGTGCACATCTACAACTGGGACGCCTGGTCGCAACGGACCGTCCCGGTCCCCCTCATAACGGGGCACGAGTGGGTCGGCGTGGTCGAGGAGGTGGGCTCGGAGGTAAGTGGCTTCCGGGTGGGCGACCGCGTGAGCGGCGAGGGGCACATCACCTGCGGGCATTGCCGCAACTGCCGGGCGGGGCGCCGGCACCTCTGCCGCAACGCGGTGGGCGTCGGCGTGCAGCGCCAGGGAGCCTTCGCCGATTACTTCGTGCTGCCCGCCTTCAACGCCTTCAAGCTCCCCGCCACCATCTCGGACGACCTGGGCGCCATCCTCGACCCGCTGGGGAACGCCGTGCATACGGCCCTCACGTACGACCTGGTGGGCGAGGACGTGTTGATCACCGGCGCGGGGCCCATCGGGCTGATGGCCGCCGCCGTGGCGCGCTTCGTGGGGGCGCGCAACATCGTCATCACCGACGTCAGGGAGTCGCGGTTGGCGCTGGCGCAGCGCATGGGCGCCACGCTGGGCGTGAACGTCGCCGACCCGGCCACCGACCTGAACGACGTCATGGCGTCGCTGGGCATGGCGGAGGGCTTCGACGTCGCCATGGAGATGTCGGGCGCGCCGCCCGCCTACGCTCAGATCCTCGACACCATCATCCACGGCGGCAAGGTGGCGCTGTTGGGCATCCCGTCGGCCGACATCGCCATCGACTGGAACAAGGTCGTCTTCAAGGGCCTCCACCTCCAGGGCATCTACGGCCGCCAGATGTTCGAGACCTGGTACAAGATGCGCAACCTGCTGCAGGCGGGACTCGACGTGACGCCCGTCATCACCCACCGCTTCGCGGCCGAGGACTTCCAGCAGGCGTTCGACGTCATGCGCGCGGGCGACTGCGGCAAGGTGATGCTGGATTGGCGCGGCGGCGCGTAG